TTATTAGGATCCACTACCGGAAGACCGGAAATCTTATATCTTGACATAAGATCTCTAGCTTCACCTAAAGTATGATCTTTAGATAATGTAACCGGATCTGAGATCATTCCGTTTTCGGAACGCTTTACACGGTTTACCTGAGCAGCCTGCTCAGCGATCGTCATGTTTTTGTGGATAAAGCCTAACCCTCCAACTCTTGCTAAAGCAATTGCCAGATCAGCTTCAGTAACAGTGTCCATCGCAGCGGAAACTATCGGAACATTCAGCGTGATTTTGTCGGTAAGTCTTGATTTTAATGAAACCTGATTAGGTAAAACTTCTGAATAAGAAGGGACTAGAAGAACGTCATCGAAAGTGATGGCTGTCTCTACAATTTTGTTATGAATAGACATCTTTACTTTCTTTGCAAAATTAGGTTATTTTAATGAGATATGAAAATCCTTTTTAATAGTTTAAATAAAATTTAATAATCAATAACTTAAATCGAAAAACCGCTCTTTTGTCAGAACGGTTACGGTACAAAATAATTGAATATGTAGAAACTACTTTAGTTATAGGTTAAACAATGAATATTTAAGGTAATTTGGCAGAATTATTTAGCGGAAACAGAATTAATCATTTTTGAGATATCATCAGGAGTAAAGTTTCCTTTCACATCTACAAACACTATATCATTTTTATTGGAACCTACCGTGATCAGCATATTTTTTATAATTTCTCCATCCTGCTTTACCCGAATATTGATATTATCTCCGTCATGTTTTATGGTAGCCCACTCTTCATAATGGTTATTATTTAAAAACTGAGCATAGTCATTTAGCATTTCGCTGCTTCCGTTTGTTACGGTAAGAACTTTTATTTTTGAAGCTTTCTTTACCAGGTTGATTGTTTCCTCTCTTTCTCCTTCTTCCCTTAAAGCCTTTTTAATATATGATTTAGCGAGAACCATGGGTACATTAATACTTGCAAACCGCGCTTCTTTGAAATCATATTGTGAGTTTTGAAAAAAGTCGATGTTCGGTTTTTCTGATACGATACACGACTGAAGCATACCTATTGTCAGAATAGCGAGGAAAATGTTTTTAAGAGTCTTCATAGTTTAGTTTTTATTTGATTTGTCTGAGGCTTCCTCCTGAAATTTTATCTACTTTAGCATCCAGTTCAGGGTTTCCTCTCAGCTTTACAGCAGCTCCTGAAGAAACACTTACTTTTAGTTTATCTGTAACCAGCAGAGAAAGACTTGCACCTGAAGTAGATTCTACCACTGCTGTAGCAATCTTAAGATCATCTGCTTTACAAGATGCTCCACTGCTGATATCAATTACTGCAGAGGCCGCCTCTCCGGATATATTAACATTTGCACCACTGGAAGTATCCAATACCAATTTTGATGTTTTAATATCAACATCCAGTACAGAACCTGAGCTTACTTCCACAGCTGCAGCCTCCTTCACATTGAATGTTCCTTTAATAATAGAACCAGACTCTGCTTCAATCGCCAAACTGCTTTCTGTAACAGGATTCACTGCTGTAAAGACACTGCCTGATGATGTTTTTATAGCATTAATACTAGGAGCAGAAACATTGACGTTAAGGTTTTTAAACCTCAGGTTTCGAACTCCTTTATTATCAACATATATCTTTAAAACTCCATTTTCCACTTTCGTGATTACATATTGAAGCTTATCTGCATCCGCAATAACTTTTACACTTCTTGTATTTTCCTGTTTAAAGGTAACATTTACTCCTACGCTGGCATCTATCTTTGAGAATTCACCTACATTTCTGTTATCTCCGTTCAGGTAGGATGATGTGTTACCTGAAGTAAGATCATTTCTCACAGAAGTTGTGACAGAAGAAGTAGTTGTTTCACCGGAATTAATGATCTTGTTAACGTCAGATAATTTCATTTTCCCGTTAAGAATAAAAATAATATTCTCTTCTTTAGAATCAACATTAAACACTAAGTTTTCCAGATAATTATCTCTTTCTTCTTCAGCCAAAAATTTCATAGAAGTTCCGTCACTACTCATGGACATCAGTTCATTGAAGTTAAGAGACTTCAAAGCATTGTTTACTCTCGCCGTTTTCTCTTCATTCATTTTTATATTGGCAAGATTTTCATCTTTTAAGCGATCCGGAAAAGTGATTTTTGGAATAATCAGAATTTTAAGACCTTCTACCTCATTCAGAATAGGTTTTATTTTTCCGATATAGGCATCATCAACATCAATGGTATTCAATAGCTTGAACATCGGTTTTTTGATATTGATAGAGGTTACTCTTCCATTTTTTTCAAAATCCTGAAAAAGCTTGTCTAATTTCTCAGTCTGTGCAGAAGAAGTTGCAAAGCTGCTTAGCATTATGGCTATTATAAAAAATATTTTTTTCATGAGATTGTTCTGATTTTTAGTATTCGCTGTCAAGATTTTCATTTTTCTGAGAAGATGCTACTGTTTTTTTAAACTCGTTTCCTAATTTCATAAAGGAATATTTGGCAACATCTATGGCTTCTTTTTCACTACTGATTCTCTTGCCGTTTACAATCACATAAGAGTCATTGTATGCAGATACAGAATCATTTAAGTTTTTCTTGTTGGAGGCATTGCTGACATATCTGGGTCTTGTTTCCTTTTTAAGTCTTCCTCTTTTTGGCAGGATTTCATCCAATACATCTTTTTCTGCTACCTGATTATCCTGAAAAACAGAATCTTTTTTCACTCCGGAAATAGAATCAGTATGATTAACTGCAACTTGTTCCTGATGATCACTGTTTTCTTCAATGAATCCGGATTTCTGTTTTAAGATTTCATCTTTTACCAGTTTTCCTTTATCCTGTGCGTCCTTATTATTGTTATTCAGGAAGAGTCCGATACTGAAAACCAGCATTACACTGGCGGCCATCCAGAACCATTTAGGAAAGGAGGGTTTCTTCTTTTCTTCCAATGGAATAACAGGCGCAATATTCTGTTCAGGCTCCGCACCTTCTGCAGTCTGAAGAAAGTCTTCAAAACTCCAGTCCATTTTTTCTTCCTTGATATCCCGGAAGACTTCGTTGTATTTATCTTGTAATTGATCTTTTTTCATAGCTCATCAGTTGTGAGATTTGTTCTTTTACTTTTTGTCTCGCACGCATCAGGTTTACCCTTACTGCATTTTCCTCCATTTCCAGCATTTCAGAAATTTCGGAAACTTCGTATTCTTCTACATCTTTCAAGTGGATGACCATCTTCTGTTTTTCAGGGAGCTGATTGATAAATCCTACAATATGTTCCTTAAGGTTATCAACTTCCATACTGTAAAGCTCCGAGCGATGAAGCTGCATATCCGCAAAGCCGATCTTCACATCGTGATGCTTCAGCCTGTTCAGGCATTCGTTCCGGACAGACTTCAGTGCATAGGATTTAAAATTCCCGAATTGCCCCAGCTCATCCCTCTTCTGCCAAAACTTCATCATGAGATCCTGTACTACATCTTCTGCTTCATCACTGCTCATGACAAACCGCTTCGCAAAACGATACATCTCGTCTTTGAGAATAAACACCGTATTCTTGAAAGTTTCTTGGGTCATGAGTTTTGTTTCTTATAGGTAAGACAATTGCCGTTACAGATCTATTACATCAAAAATAAAAAAACTTCAAAAAAGATTGAAGTTTTTATTATAATCGAATTAATACGAATCAAAAATATGTTTTAAAATCGCTTTATCTTCTTCTGTTAAAGCCACTTTTCTTCTCGCCATGGCCCTTTCTGCCACTTCATATACTTTATCCAGTCTGAATCTTTCATCATCTTTCATTCCTCCCCATGAAAAGTTTTCCACAAGGTTTGGTGGAAAGCCCGGTTTAAAAATATTGGATGCCACTCCAATTACTGTTCCGGTATTCAACTGAGTGTTGATGGCAGTTTTGGAATGATCTCCCATAATAAGACCGGCAAATTGCAAGCCCGTATCTTCAAAAGCTTTGGTTCTGTAATTCCAGAATTTTACATTTCCATAATTATTTTTCATATTCGAAGAATTGGTATCAGCTCCGAAATTACACCATTCCCCAATCACAGAGTTCCCTACAAAACCTTCGTGTCCTTTACTGGAGTACCCGAATATAATAATATTATTCACTTCTCCCCCTACTTTACAATGTGGCCCAACTGTAGTTGCTCCATAAATCTTAGCTCCAAGATTAAATTTGGAATCATCACAAAGAGCTATCGGCCCGCGAAGATGGCAGCCTTCCATGACTTCAGTATTTTTACCGATATAAATCTTACCTGTTTTTGTATTGATTGTTGAGAATTCAACATAAGCTCCTTCTTCAATAAACAGGTCTTTTTTATCACCTAAAAATCCATTGGTTGAAGATAATTCCTGTGAAGTCCTTCCCTTGGTCAGCAGATCAAAATCGAAATCAATCGCGTGATGGTTGTAGGTAAACAAATCTTTTGGTCTTTTAAAGAAAATCAAATCTTCTTTGATATCTGTCATTTTCTCAATCTGATTCAGAGAAAAACCTTTCATATTGATTTTAGCAGCGATCAATTCGTCTTCATAAACCAACGCTTCTCCCAGCTTAAGATCCTTAATCTGTTGAATTACGGTTTCTGTGGGAATGAAATTCGGAACTAAAAAGAGACTTTCTTTTTCCTCCGGGCTTTTAAATTTATCCTGAAGATACATTTCTGTGAAGTAAGAAATTTCTGTGTTTTCAAGAATTTTCTGCCATCTTTCAGAGAATGTAAGGATTCCGCATCGCATAGCGGCAATCGGACGTGTAAAAGTAAGCGGAAGAAAGTCTTCCCAATATTGTGCGTCTGAAAATACTAATTGCATCATTCAGTTTTTGATTTAAAGTTTAAAATTCAAGGTTAACAAATTTACAATAAAAAAAGTCTTCCAAAAAATTGGAAGACTTCTATATTTTTAAGTATACAAAAATTACTTAGCGAATTTTTTGTATTTGTTCATGAACTTATCAACTCTACCTGCAGTGTCAACTAATTTTACTTTACCAGTGTAGAAAGGGTGAGAAGTTGAAGAGATTTCCATTTTGATTAGTGGATACTCTTGTCCTTCGAACTCGATAGTGTCTTTTGTTTCTGCAGTAGACTTGCAAAGAAACACCTCGTCGTTACTCATATCTTTGAAAACAACAAGTCTATAATTTTCTGGGTGGATTCCGTTTTTCATAATACTATTTTTAAAAAAATTAAGTTTGCTTTCGAAATAGTAATGGATATTTCTCTGCTAAATTTTAGGTTGCAAAAATACAACATTTTTTTAAATTTCCAAATACTGAATTCAATATTTTTTTATTGATAAGAAATTCAAAGTATTTTCGTTAAATTTGGAACTTACTTAAACTTTAATTTCAATGAAATTCAAATTATTACTGGCTTTTTCCTTCTGGATGTTACTTGTAGCAGTATCATGTAATAAAGATGACATTACGTTTGACAGCCCTACGCAGGAATTACGTTTCTCAAGAGATACGGTATTTTGTGACACGGTATATCATCAGGTACGTTCAGAAACTTACGTTGTAAAAGTATATAATAATGAAGATAAGGATATCCTGATCCCAAGAGTGAACCTTGAAAAAGGAGCAGCTTCATTATATAGAATCAATGTAGATGGAAAACCGGGATATGATTTTAAAAATGTTCCTTTGAGAAAAAAGGACAGCCTTTATATATTTGTTGAAATTGCGCCAGAAGCTACCGGCCCAGAAGCTATTGCAGAGGATAAAATTCTTTTCACCAGCCCAACAGGACAACAGCATGTGACTTTATTTTCTGTGGTTCAGGATGCTGAATTTTTTATTCAGACTCCCGGCAATCCGAATGTGATTACCAATTCCACTACATGGAATAACAATAAAGCAAAGATCATTTATGGAAATCTTACCATCAATCCAAGTGTAACACTGGATATAAACCCTGGAACTAAAGTGTATTTCCACAAGAACAGCGGAATGAAAGTTTCTTCCGGAGCGGTCTTAAATATCAATGGAACCCAGACTGATCAGGTTATTCTTCGTGGAGACAGAAATGATCCTTATTATGATACCATTCCTAAAAACTGGAATTCTATCAAAATGGAAGCAAATTCCACGCTTAAAATGAATCATGCAAGGCTTTTCGGAGGTACGAGAGGATTGGATATGAAACAAACCAATGCTACGATTACCAATTCCTTCATCCATACTTTCTTTGAATACGGAATCTATGCGGTAGGTTCTACCGTGAATGCCAACAATCTTGTGATGAACAACTGTGGTCTATCATGTATAGGAATTTTCCTGGGTGGAAAACACAGCTATACTCATGCTACGATAGCAAACTATTCTAAAACAATGAGTTCTTTCGACAGAACAGGAATTTTTGCAGCTAATGAATGGAAGAATGATGCAGGGCAAACAGACCAGGGCGCCTTACAACAACTTGATATAAAAAACAGTATTATATATTCTGACAGGGATGATGCCATTCATTTTGAAAAGACCCCAGGACAGCAATTCGAATTCTTACTTCAAAATTCACTCATAAAATATACCAGTGCAACCGGGTCAGGATTCACTTTTGACAATAATCCAGGTGTGATACAAACAACCAAGAATACCGATCCTCAGTTTGTCAATTATTTTATGGCTAAAATGAATTTAAGGGTAAAATCTACTTCGCCAGCCATTGGAAAAGGGAATGCAGCTGTTGCAGCAACCGTACCTTTCGATATTGTCAATGTATCCAGAACGACTAACCCAACTCTAGGAGCTTATCAATAATGGAAATTACCCAGTTACAACAGCAGGTAGATGAATGGATCAAAACCATTGGTGTAAGATATTTTAATGAACTTACCAATATGGCAATGCTGACAGAGGAAGTAGGCGAAGTAGCAAGAATCATTGCCAGAAGGTATGGTGAACAAAGCGAAAAGGAAAGTGACAAGAACAAAGATCTTGGTGAAGAACTGGCAGACGTACTTTTTGTAACGTTATGTCTGGCCAATCAAACCGGAGTGAACCTGCAGGACGCTTTTGACAGAAAAATGAAAATCAAGACTGACCGGGATAAAGACCGGCATCAGAATAATGAAAAATTAAAATAATTATAAATGATGAGTTATGAATTACAAATAAATTTTTAACTCATCATTTTTTAAAGATAATGTAGATCATAATGAAGCTAGAAAAATCAAAATTATTAGGAGATAAAACAGTACAGATCAGCGGTTCGAAAAGTATTTCGAATCGTTTATTGATTCTGGAAAGTCTGTTTAGCAATATAAAAATCGGAAATCTATCCAATTCTCAGGATACTCAGTTGCTAAAAAAAGCATTATCTGAAAATACTGAAGTGGTAGACATCCACCATGCAGGAACGGCAATGCGTTTTCTTACTTCTTATTATTCTATCCAGGAAGGTAAGACGACGATCCTTACCGGTTCGGGAAGAATGAAAGAAAGACCGATCAAAAATCTGGTAAATGCTTTGAGAGATCTTGGGGTAGAAATTGAGTATTTGGAGAATGAAGGTTTTCCTCCTTTAAAAATTACAGGAAAAAAGATCACACGGACTTCCGTGAATGTTCCGGCCAATATTTCAAGCCAGTTTATCACATCTCTACTTCTTATTGCCGGAAAGCTTGAAAACGGACTGGAAATTAATCTTGTAGGGGAAGTTACCTCAAGGTCTTATATTGAAATGACCCTTGATATTCTGACAAAATTTGGAATCCAAAGCAGCTTTAAAGGAAATACCATCAAAGTAGAACCTTTCACTCCTGGCAACAATGCTGAAGCAGTACATTATGAAGTGGAGAGCGACTGGAGTTCGGCTTCTTACTTCTACTCTATCTGTGCATTAGGAAGAGAAACGATTCACCTGAAAAGTTTTTACAAAGAATCAACGCAGGGAGATTCTGCAATTGCCAATATCTATGAAAAGTTCTTTGGGATCAAAACAACTTTTTCTGAAGGCGAGCATAAACTCAC
The window above is part of the Chryseobacterium sp. MA9 genome. Proteins encoded here:
- a CDS encoding DUF4252 domain-containing protein, whose amino-acid sequence is MKTLKNIFLAILTIGMLQSCIVSEKPNIDFFQNSQYDFKEARFASINVPMVLAKSYIKKALREEGEREETINLVKKASKIKVLTVTNGSSEMLNDYAQFLNNNHYEEWATIKHDGDNINIRVKQDGEIIKNMLITVGSNKNDIVFVDVKGNFTPDDISKMINSVSAK
- a CDS encoding DUF4252 domain-containing protein, which produces MKKIFFIIAIMLSSFATSSAQTEKLDKLFQDFEKNGRVTSINIKKPMFKLLNTIDVDDAYIGKIKPILNEVEGLKILIIPKITFPDRLKDENLANIKMNEEKTARVNNALKSLNFNELMSMSSDGTSMKFLAEEERDNYLENLVFNVDSKEENIIFILNGKMKLSDVNKIINSGETTTSSVTTSVRNDLTSGNTSSYLNGDNRNVGEFSKIDASVGVNVTFKQENTRSVKVIADADKLQYVITKVENGVLKIYVDNKGVRNLRFKNLNVNVSAPSINAIKTSSGSVFTAVNPVTESSLAIEAESGSIIKGTFNVKEAAAVEVSSGSVLDVDIKTSKLVLDTSSGANVNISGEAASAVIDISSGASCKADDLKIATAVVESTSGASLSLLVTDKLKVSVSSGAAVKLRGNPELDAKVDKISGGSLRQIK
- a CDS encoding RNA polymerase sigma factor — its product is MTQETFKNTVFILKDEMYRFAKRFVMSSDEAEDVVQDLMMKFWQKRDELGQFGNFKSYALKSVRNECLNRLKHHDVKIGFADMQLHRSELYSMEVDNLKEHIVGFINQLPEKQKMVIHLKDVEEYEVSEISEMLEMEENAVRVNLMRARQKVKEQISQLMSYEKRSITR
- a CDS encoding putative sugar nucleotidyl transferase, whose translation is MQLVFSDAQYWEDFLPLTFTRPIAAMRCGILTFSERWQKILENTEISYFTEMYLQDKFKSPEEKESLFLVPNFIPTETVIQQIKDLKLGEALVYEDELIAAKINMKGFSLNQIEKMTDIKEDLIFFKRPKDLFTYNHHAIDFDFDLLTKGRTSQELSSTNGFLGDKKDLFIEEGAYVEFSTINTKTGKIYIGKNTEVMEGCHLRGPIALCDDSKFNLGAKIYGATTVGPHCKVGGEVNNIIIFGYSSKGHEGFVGNSVIGEWCNFGADTNSSNMKNNYGNVKFWNYRTKAFEDTGLQFAGLIMGDHSKTAINTQLNTGTVIGVASNIFKPGFPPNLVENFSWGGMKDDERFRLDKVYEVAERAMARRKVALTEEDKAILKHIFDSY
- a CDS encoding type B 50S ribosomal protein L31; the encoded protein is MKNGIHPENYRLVVFKDMSNDEVFLCKSTAETKDTIEFEGQEYPLIKMEISSTSHPFYTGKVKLVDTAGRVDKFMNKYKKFAK
- a CDS encoding nucleotide pyrophosphohydrolase, whose product is MEITQLQQQVDEWIKTIGVRYFNELTNMAMLTEEVGEVARIIARRYGEQSEKESDKNKDLGEELADVLFVTLCLANQTGVNLQDAFDRKMKIKTDRDKDRHQNNEKLK
- a CDS encoding 3-phosphoshikimate 1-carboxyvinyltransferase; this translates as MKLEKSKLLGDKTVQISGSKSISNRLLILESLFSNIKIGNLSNSQDTQLLKKALSENTEVVDIHHAGTAMRFLTSYYSIQEGKTTILTGSGRMKERPIKNLVNALRDLGVEIEYLENEGFPPLKITGKKITRTSVNVPANISSQFITSLLLIAGKLENGLEINLVGEVTSRSYIEMTLDILTKFGIQSSFKGNTIKVEPFTPGNNAEAVHYEVESDWSSASYFYSICALGRETIHLKSFYKESTQGDSAIANIYEKFFGIKTTFSEGEHKLTLEPQPNFSFPEKIVLDMNNCPDIAQTLCVTAAALKIPFNISGLGTLRVKETDRLLALYNELKKLGTETEITDLTIKSISFGNPQVDISIKTYQDHRMAMSFAPFCLIGELNIEDEDVVEKSYPMFWKDLESILTH